The Tripterygium wilfordii isolate XIE 37 chromosome 18, ASM1340144v1, whole genome shotgun sequence nucleotide sequence TTACAAGAACCCTAGGCGAACTCTAAAAAAGGggcccttaaattttttttcgtgATTGTCGtatagttcttaaaagtccaactctATAAAcatattacttaaatatgacTCTTCTAGCATTTTGAGAGgcaaaattattaattacattAATATAATCAACTTTTTTGCCAAatcactttgatgattttgattttttttatggggGAGATTCGTGAGAATGATGGGATACGATTTAGAGAAGgaggcttttgattttttttttcccttaatggGTTGAGACTGGTCTAATGTCTAAGTTTTTAAGACTCTAAAGTGGTATTTTTAATTGGGTTGGGCCCTTTCTTTTTTGTTAGTTTGTTTAAACTctcaattctttttctttataggCTTGATAAGTAATGTTTACGAGCTTTAAAATAAATTGGGACTGGTTTTAAAATAAACTatcataattaaaaaatttcaaattttgggGGCCCTGGACGACGGCCCAGCTCGACCAAGCCCAGGGCCGCCCCTGTCTAGGTGGCAAGCGagataggcatgccacatagagtaaaaaaacaaacaaattttattagagAAACCATATAGGCATGCCACATGCatgtttatataagtttatggttgtttattttatggatgtgtagtactTCCGTTTAAGCAATTAGTTTATTTACTCTTTACTACTTATGCCTTGTCAACACATTACCATTGACATTCCAAATTGTTGTATATTTACAGGCTCTTAGCCGTTGTAACAATTAAGCTTGAATGATATTCAAACTTTCCAATCTCTCTTTTGTgtgatcctcttcttcttccactcttcattttcatccccATTCTTGTTCTTGAATGATCTGAAACACAAAGCATACAATCAGCAACTTATATTATGAATTTAACAAATTATTTGCGGAGGCTTACTTCAACATTAACGCCGAAAATTCCATCAAAAAGGATTGGATGTTTTTCTACCCATGacctaaacaataaaaagaaaccTTGCAAGACATCTTAATGAAACCTACAAAGATAGAATTCCCGACCTTTAACAGTGAAACTcaaaagatgataaaaaaaaaatgaactttcAGTGGAATTGGAGAATAAATAggacataaaaataaattattgaagaaaacaaaaagaaattatagAAACTCAAAATTGTACATTATGTactaaaacagaaacaaaaaatttaaacacACACCAGAAACTACACAGTGAAGAAATCAAAATTTACAGTTGAAGCCCCATAAAACTTGCAATGCCCATGAATCCATGATCCCTGTTTGCTCAACATATCATTGTTAGGGAAGCAACAAACAATTTTTAATAAACCCTACTCTGTTTGGTCTCTCCAGAATCTCACTAGAAGACACACCTATATTATTTTTAGAATGAGATTATCTAATTAATAAGGTTTAATTTGTGCCccgtttttgaaaaaaaaaaaattgtgcgtAAAGGTAGTATTAttctatttaaaaaatttatatctTTGAATTGTTGGTTATATCTAATTAATAAGGTTCAGAGAGTGAGAGATAattataaacataaataaattatatgtattATCTCATTTGAAAATATCTATGTTTAAAGGCAATATTATCTAAATTGAAAAACTTTATCTAATTTTCAAATATTAGTTATCACAATACTTTtgaatatattgaaaaatatctgaaaattttaaaaaattattggttAATGTTTTCTGTTATATCCTATTATCCACTATatctttgatttaaaaatattttaatattgatttaatagtaaaaaaattaattaatattgtaaaaaacttggaagtttgggaggaaaaaaaataaagtgtaTTCTACTtttacatctatatatatatttatataattgaaacaattttgaaaTTCGAAATTTGGAATATGGTTCATtatttctagttttgctttgtaATAGAAGAATCAAGCTCTCATCGGTTATTCACCGTCATTCCAACTATTTATTGCAGTGCGGTGAGATAATAGTGAGTGGCATGTTAGATATTGAACAAATTTTCTACATCATGCATGTATTTGTATAATGCATAGACAGAATATATTTGTTATTTCAGAGAAAAATCTATTAATTGTAATATGATGCatagaaagaacaaaattttcTGCATCATGCATGTATTTGTATAATGTATAGAAAGAATATATTTGTTCTTTAAGGGAAAATTCCATTAATTGTAATATGATGCATACAAAGAACAAATTTTTTGCATCGTGCATGTATTTGTATAATGCATAGAAAGAATATATTCATTGTTTCAGGGAAAAGTCTAGTAATTGTAATATGATGCATAGCAAGAACACAATTTTCTACATCATGCATGTATTTTTATAATGCATAGAAAGAATAAATTCGTTCTTTCAAGAATAAATCCATTAAAAGTCATATGACGCATAGAGAGAACAAAATTTTCTGCATCATGCATGTATTTGTATAATACATAGAAAGAATATATTTGTTCTTTCAAGAAAAAATCCATTAATTGTAATATGACCGCatagaaagaaataaattttcTATATCATTCGTGTATTTGTAAAATGTATAAAAAGAATATATTCGTTCTTTCAGGGAAAAATCTATTAATTGTAACATGACGTATAGAAAAAACCAAATTTTCTGCATCATGCATGTATTTGTATAATGCATAGAaagaatatatttgtttttcaggaaaaaatccattaattgtaatatgacgcatagaaagaaagaaattttcTACATCATGCACGTATTTGTATAATGCATAGAAAGAATATATTCGTTCTTCCAgggaaaaattcattaaaagtaATATGATGCAtagaaataacaaaattttctgCATCATTCATGTATTTGTATAATGGATAAAAAGAATATTTTCCTTCTTTCAGGAAAAATCCATTAATTGTAATATGACGCATATAAAGAATAAAATTTTCTGCATCATGCATGTATTTTTATAATGCATAGAAAGAATATATTCGTTCGTTCAGGAAAAAATCCATTAATTGTAATATGATGTatagaaagaacaaaattttcTGCATCATGCATGTATTTGTATAATGCATAACAAGAATATATTCATTCTTTCAGGGAAAAATCCATTAATTGCAATATGACACATAGAAAGAACAAATTTTTTCTGCATCATGCATGTATTTGTATAATGCATTGAAAGAATATATTCGTTCTTTGAGGGAAAAATCTATTAATTGTAATATAATGCATAGAAAGAACAAATTTTCTGCATCATGCATGTATTTGTATAATATATAGAAAGAATATTTTCCTTCTTTCAGGGAAAAATCCATTAATTGTAATATGACGCATATAAAGAATACAATTTTCTACACATCATGCATGTATTTGTATAATGCATAGAAAGAATATTTTCGTTCTTTTAGGGAAAAATCTATTAATTGTAATATGATGCATAGAAAGAACAAATTTTTTGCATCATGCATGTATTTGTATAATGTATAGAAAGAATATTTTCCTTCTCTTAGGGGAAAAATTCATTAATTGTACTATGATGGATagtaaaaacaaaattttctgcATCATGTATGTATTTGTGTAATGCATAGAAAGAATATATTCGTTCTTTCAGGAAAAAATCCATTAATTGTAATATGACGCatagaaagaaataaattttcTGCATCATGCATGTATTTGTATAATGCATAGAAAGAATATATTCATTTTTTCAGGGAAAAATCCATTAATTGTAATATGATGcataaaaagaacaaattttcTGCATCATGCATGTATTTGTATAATGTATAGAAAGAATATTTTCCTTCTTTCAGGGAAAATCCATTAATTGTAATATGACGCATATAAAGAATACAATTTTCTACACATCATGCATGTATTTGTATAATGCATAGAAAGAACAAAGTTTTAGGCATTATGCATGTATTTGTATAATGCATAGAAAGAATGTTTTCATTCTTTCAGGGAAAAATCCATTAATTGTAATATGACGAatggtaaaaataaaattttttgcaTCATGCATGTATTTGTATAATGCATAGAAAGAATATATTCGTTTTTTCTAGGAAAAATCCATTGATTGTAATATGATATatagaaagaacaaaatttccTGCATTATGCATGTATTTGTATAATGCATAGAAAGAATATTTTCATTCTTTCAGGAAAAAATCCATTATTTGTAATATGATAGatagaaagaacaaaatttccTGCATTATGCATGTATTTGTATAATGCATAGAAAGAATATATTCATTCTTTCAGGAAAAAATCCATTAATTGTAATATGGTGCATAGAAATAACAAAGTTTTCAGTATTATGCATGTATTTGTATAATGCATAGAAAGAATATATTAACTTTTAAAGGCAAATTCCATTAATTGTAatagtatatttattttcattaaaaagTGATCATATATGTGATTTACGTGTTTTAAGACAAATATATGCAATAAATATCCATCTATTTAAAGAGAAATGGATATAAATAATTGAACTTCATCCATACTAATACATgcatataaattaaattaaaagagATTATGTATCATCTATTGAATTTTTACAATACAATGAATTCACTTTTGAAAAAATTTTACTTAACAAATAAAAATGCCACATGTCaatttataataataactcTAAAATGACAACGATGTGGATGCCTGAGAATGCTCTAAAATTTCTCTAAACTTCCAATGTTACATATTGTATACATTATGTACTAAGCcctgtttggtagagcattcTAAGAAGCATTCTAGATGGACTGAAACTGTTGATTTTGCTTCTACAACCCAAGTTTTGCAAAAATGTCAACTTTCATCATATGCTAATTTGCAGTACATAGAGAGCATAAGATGATTATTCGATGACAACTAGTTGAACATGACATTAAAAAGCTTAAGCTTTGTTGCCAGACATCAGCCTACTTCCACAAATCACAAGTGTAAAGTGTCTCTGTTTTAGTAGTCCCATTAGTCGAAAACGATCAAACGTACCCAAGAGACATTCTGTATCCGCGCAGAAGCATACGAAATTGAAATCAAAACTCTTGAAGGAAATAAATTACTTTAATGAGAGGAAAATAAAACCAAACTGACAATAGATTCAGATAGAGTTGCTACTTTTATTCATCAATCCGGAAACCCGAAAGTTcgaaatataataaatttaagGATTCATGAGTCATGCAAAACTCACACTCTCCCAGTGCAATAGCATTAACTACAAACAAAAGTTCAAACCAATCCAGATGAAAAGAAAGCAAACTAATTCGGTTGGTAAAGCCATTACCACGCCTAAAGCTGCTGCAAAGACACTGCTAGAAAGACAAAGAAGGGAGGGCTAGAACTAAAAGACTGACTTGATAAATAGTCTACCAAACTGCAGGGAATCCATGTACCCTCTAGCAAAGAGTTATCTCCTTGCTGGAAGgacctttatttatttgcattaaaCAACTGGGTGTGAAGAAAGACGGAGAAGCTATAATCCATTGCTCCCTTAGGCCATACTGAGCCTTCCCATCAATTTCGGCTATTCTGCACAAATGCAGacacaatttatattttttgaacaGCAAAGGAGATGATAAAATATGCACAAGAGGCGTTAAAAAATCACCACATATCTTTTATGTTCATCGATGCAACTATAAATTGAAGGCTTTCAATTATCCACATCCAAATTATCACCGAGTTAGTATTTAAATGAGGACAATAAAccaaaaataagagaaaataaaacacaTTAAAAGTAGTCAGAAAACAAAACCACATACAATGAGAAACAATTTGACTTCTATTCCTCTCTCCCTCAATCCCTCATTAACTACTTCAAGTAGATTAACCTTACTTGGAAAATATCTGCAAAATATAATTTAGGATTGCTGATATTTTATTTCTGAACAAGTTTCAAAAACCAACCATTTTAAGGACAACCTAAGCTCTCTGGTTTAAGAGTAAGTTCATTTCACCAATCAACTAAGTTTCGAAACTTCTTAACATTAATAAAATCAACACTCCTCATCAAGACAAAACTAAGTTTTGATATTCGGGATTGAAAAGCATGTCAAAAAGGTTCCAGAGATATATCAAATGaaggaatttcattgaaaaaaataagcaAGGAAACAAGAAACAAAGTGATATGACTAAGTTTTTATAAAACCTAAACCAGTATTTTAGTAATGACCATTTTTTCTAATCTTGAAgcgtttaattttgttttttttttttgatgaatttgcatGCAATGgagaccattttttttttacattttgaaaAGATAAACGGATGAGCATCTTAAGTAAATGAATAAATCATCTTGTCAAAATGACTCATGTTAAATTTACCACCTTAGAATATTTTAGTGTCTTCATAGCTGCTTCTGCAAAAGCTTGTGCAGCCTCTGCATCTGCTTCTGCTGCCTCTGCCTCCCTTGCAGCCTCTTCAGCTTGTGCAATTGCAGCTTCCGCATCTGCTACTGCTCTCGCAGCTGCAGCAGCAGCCTCTGCTGGAGTCATTTTCCTCATCTTGGCCAACTCCATATCAATTTGGGATTTTGTAAGTACAACAATGTCATGATTGTCATCCTGTTCAACTTTTAGGGAGATCTTCTGTTTTCCCTCCGAGGATAGCATTGGAGAATTtctatttttatcaaaataagaAGCAGGAGCAATCCTATACCTGCGTTTAACCTGCAAGAGTAGTAAAAAAACCAGCATTCAGCCCCAGGGCTAGAGAAACCATGCATCTATTTGGTCAGTATACAAACCAAGTCTCTAAAAAGCATTTCTTTAGGCATGTACTAAGTTTAGGATGGTTCCATATTAATTACAcaagggaaaaaataaatagataaataaatCAAGACTAAGAACCATTTGAAGGGCTTGAAATGGATGTGTAATAGCAAGCAAATATTAGAATATTGCAAAATATTGTGAAGGTACTTATTGTCCACCAAGGTAACGAGATTGCAATGCAAATCAAGCTAGGCCTGTTTGTCCACTCCAACAAAAATGGGCACAACTTCACATTTCAATAAACTGGGCTCTATCCTCACAAGTGGCTCAACTACGAATTAGCACTACAACCATGCCAACTGTGACATGACAAGCACGAGAATGAGGAAAATATACCTTACACACGTAaatttgacaaatcatgtgttCCAAATTACTTGACCTGAAgatctttctatcactacttacATGGATCTAAATCATTGGATGCATGAGCCATGAGAATGGTTAAGTCTCTTTCGTAAGAAGAGATGAGAATGTCATTCATCATGATCATTGTCTACGATTAATGAAGGGTGTCAGTCACATTAACAATGTCTACCTAGTAAAGGTAACTGGTAAGTGATCTGACAAGCACTAAATCAAGAAACAAATGTACATAAATGGGTAACTTATTTacaataaaagattaaaaaggagaaaagatcAAGGATAACAACATTGGAAATGCATTATCACCCACGACTTAGCAAGAAACATCATCCTAGACAGAGTACACAAGTAAACGGATCATGCAGCTGACCGATTCACTAGCTATTAGAGCTCAACTGACTAGGATTCTACTACCTACAGAAACCATTAGCAATGCCGACAACTATTGTATGGCGGATCCATTTTACATAAAGTTTTAACTACAACCCTTCTAGAGAATGCAAGCACTAGGAGTCCCAATATAACATATCTATAAAATTTAATAACTTCAATGCATTTAAAATTGTTAAATGTTCATCAAAAATGTTGCCAACCAACTTGATGAGTGAGCCCATACATAACACACACTAGACATGCCTTATTATTGAACAACAACCAACACATACCCCTACCCCCAGAAAAAAGGAaggaatatgaaaaataaaatgaaaacaattagTGTAATTAAATAGAGCAACAACACTAAATGTCCAACATGCGACAAAATTACCTTAATCAGTTTGCGACTTTCTGTAAGAGACTTTAATTTTACCGACAATTTCGTCCTGAAATCTGGGGGCGCCCAATATTGTTCCTATAGAATTAGCAAAACCAACTTAAACACATAGAAATTGATGAAGTAGTTAATATCTTCTAGGGAACACATGCTTGATTAATATAACATGAGACATGAGGAAAGTATGGTAGGAACCCTTTGCTAAATTTCCTGAAGAACCTTAAAAATTAAGTCCATTTTGGTTCGCTGGTATTGAAGATGGAAAGAGAATTCCCATCGCAAAACATATTCAGTGTGAAGTTTAAAAGTAATGTAATGATAATGCAATTATCGAGTAATTGAAGTCCCCAAAAAACTGGGAATCCAAATACCACTTACAAACCAGTATTATGATTacaaatacaagaaaataaCTAACCCTACACCAGCATAAGAAGCACTCGCTCTTGCTCTCATTCACAGCCTTTCCCACTTTTTCACTCTAGAAATGATAGAGAGATAGGCTAGGTTGTGGATTTCACCTATTTAATGCTACTTTGAAGATAAGATACGTGTGTGTGAGTGAGAGGGATGAGCGAGAATGTATTTATCATGGCGGCTAGGGTTTTTAACAAAAGGCAACTATGATAACCACATCACGCGTTAATCACACCGTTCGATAACAAAACAACGGTCAAGATTGATTCGGTCGGAAATTGgttgaataattccaaataCCAAAAAGAAATGATCGGATTCTGTAATGGTAGTTAGATTGTgtcaattattaaaaaatttatagcTAAACGCTGTAGTTTCAGAAGTAAATATTTCAGCACAATTAAAAAAAGCCCCATTTATGAAAGAGTCATAGATAATTTTGGTaaaccaaaaaaattcaaatttagaGTATTAAACTACTCTTAATTTTATTAAGACATGCAATAAGTTGATGAAATCAAACTACTCTATAAGGTACAGTAATTTTATTTGCTTTTGATAGGCCAGGATAATTTCAAAAATCAACCCACAGTAAATTGTATTTCAACTTTATTAACAAAACTTGCATGGGATTACCTTTTATCCTATTACAACTATTTAATTACTTGCAACGGAATTGTCATTCTCATGGCTATATCTATGAACCAAACATGGCCTAGTAAGCTAGTACTGATCATTGACACCTTAAAAACTATGGGGCCCAGTCAACCTCTTACTATTAGTACTTAAATCTGTGAGACAAGTCGTTCGATTTGCTAGCTCTATGATTAAAGGTTATGATAATGGATAAGCACAACaaagattttcaaaaaataagacCAAACGTGTTTTCTTGCATATAATTACCTCTATGTATGAGCCGATAGTTGTCTTATTAGAACCACCAGGCTCTTTCAAGCTTGTTATTGCTTCCATTATGAGGTTATCCAACCTGTAAAGTGAAAAGAATTGATGATCATAAAGACAATGGGTCATATTTAAAATTAACCAAGGAACAGCAATcgtatatgttttttttccttgtcaATATTAAggataaaggtaaacaactctagtgcacaaggctcccgcagtgggcaggGTCGGGAACATGGACATGTAGGTTGTACGCAATACCTTATCCCCACATATGtgaagaggttgtttccaagaattgaacttgtgaccctAGATTGCACCCCTataactctaccactaggccacatacACAAATTATTCAAGCCAGATATCTCGCACAACATAAACCATTTCTAAACAGCCAATTAAATTagtacaagaaacaaaagaatgaAAGTTAAATTAGTACAAGTCAAAATACATCTTGCAGAAATACCAACTTAACGAACGTTATAATGGTCGTTAACTTTGTAGAGAGAAATAATTTGTACAAAGGCAAATGATCCTCACACTCCCCCCGCCCCCaacccaagaaaaataaaacagaacaCGGCCTTTATATAATTCCCCAGGAAATTAGTACAGAACATTCCTGCAGGCTGCAGTAGATATAATTTGTGTTGGAGAGACATCAGGAATCAGGCTATCCCTTACCATTTTGCGGAAGGTCTACCCCCACCACCTCAAGTGTGAATGTGATGACTCGTAAATACACTACTAAATCTGTGCAGGAAATTGTTCAACTGCCTATCCAGGTAAAGTTGCATATAATGCATGGAGAGTAACACTAATTCCTGTCAAGAATTATATTTCCACTACTTGCAATATGGCTTAATAGCATGAAATTTGGATGTTATAATACTTGTAAAAACTTTCTTGAGGCTATCACCCCTCTCTCCATAATTCTCCTATCTGCGCCTCCCTTGGTGCTTCATAAATTCTgtttagcattaaaaaaaattcctgtccagactaaagaaaaataataaaatctgaCAAAGGATTATAATGAAAATCTCTAACCAACCTCACAATGGATTTCTTTGAAGCAGAACCCTGAAGTCCACCATTATAGACTACAAGAGGCTTAGCATCGGCCCCCATTTCTTCATCACTCTGAACAACAGTGCTTGGTCCCATAGAGTTTTCATCATGTTTAGGGATATGTGGCAGCCTCTTAAAAGCTAACCGAGCCTTATCTCGAGAACCCCATCCATTTGCCATCACACTCATATTCCTCCACTTATCCTACCAAGCATCAAAAGAAAAGCCAGTAATGACTATAAAGCCCTAGACAGGTTATTGTAAACAAGAACAGTTCTCTAACACAAGATAATGTAGTAGCTAACCTTCAGATCAACATTTGAGCGCAGATATAAGACACCACTAAATTCTGGGTCCTTGAGTATTGTTCGCCATTTACCAGCCCCATGCTTATCAACTCCAGCTCTCAGAGCTGCTTCTTCTTCCGCTG carries:
- the LOC119983298 gene encoding telomere repeat-binding factor 1-like → MGAPKQKWTAEEEAALRAGVDKHGAGKWRTILKDPEFSGVLYLRSNVDLKDKWRNMSVMANGWGSRDKARLAFKRLPHIPKHDENSMGPSTVVQSDEEMGADAKPLVVYNGGLQGSASKKSIVRLDNLIMEAITSLKEPGGSNKTTIGSYIEEQYWAPPDFRTKLSVKLKSLTESRKLIKVKRRYRIAPASYFDKNRNSPMLSSEGKQKISLKVEQDDNHDIVVLTKSQIDMELAKMRKMTPAEAAAAAARAVADAEAAIAQAEEAAREAEAAEADAEAAQAFAEAAMKTLKYSKNSRN